GTCCGGGTCCGGGTCTACCGGCCGGAGGCGGAGGAGCCGCTGCCCGCGCTGATCTACCTGCACGGCGGCGGGTTCGTCTCGGGCGACATCGACTTCTTCCACGTACGGAGCCTGCGGTTCGCCGACCGGATCCCCGCCGTCGTGGTGACCGTCGACTACCGGCTGGCGCCCGAGCACCCGTTCCCGGCCGCGCTCGACGACGCGTACGCCACGCTGGAGTGGCTGGCCGGCGCGGCCGGGGACCTGGGCGTGGACCCGGGCCGGATCGCCGTCGGCGGCGACAGCGCGGGCGGCAACCTGTCCACCGCGCTCGCCCTCCTCACCCGTGACCGCGGTGGTCCACCGCTGCGCTTCCAGTGCCTGGACGTGCCCGTGACGGACGACCGGCTGACGACACCCTCGATGCTGGCCTTCACCGACACGCCGATGTGGAACCGCCCCATGGCCGTGCTGAGCTGGCGCTACTACCTGGGGGAGGCCGCCGGGGCGACGCCGTACGCGGCGCCGATCCGGGCGACGGACCTGACCGGGCTGCCGCCCGCGTACGTGTCGGTCTGCGAGTTCGACCCGCTGCGCGACGAGGGCATCGCCTACGCCCAGCGGCTCGTGCAGGCGGGGGTGCCGACGGAGCTGCACCTGTATCCGGGCACGTTCCACGGAGCCGCGCTGGTCGCCGACGTCGCCGTGACCCGGCGGATGAACGCCGACATGGTCGACGCGCTGCGCCGGGCGCTGCGTCCCTGACGCGTATCCCGCGGCCGCCTCACCTCGCGGACGAGGGGGAGGCGGCCGTTTCGCGCGCGTGCGCCTCGATCAGGGCGACGACCCGCTGCGCGTGCTCCGTCAGGTAGAAGTGGCCGCCGGAGAAGGTGTGCAGGCGGAAGGCGCCGGTCGTGTGGGCGCGCCACGCGGCGGCGTCCTCGACGCTCGCCCGGGGATCGTCCTCGCCCACCAGCGCGACCACGGGGCAGCTCAGCACCGGCCCCTCGGGGTGGCGGTAGGTCTCGATGGCCCGGTAGTCGGACCTGATCGCGCGCAGGGCGGCGCGCATGAGCTCCTCCTCGCGCAGCACGGCCCCGGCCGTGCCGCCCAGCCTCCGCATCTCCTCCAGGAGGTCGGCGTCCGGCAGGCGGTGTAACCCGCGGTCGCGCACGATCGACGGAGCGGGCCTCGCGGAGGCGAACAGCCCCGCCGGCGGCAGGCCGCGGGCCTCCAGCCGCCGCGCCACCTCGTACGCGACGGTCGCCCCCATGCTGTGTCCGAAAAGGATCACCGGGCGGGCCGTCCACGGCTCCAGCTCCTCGGCGATCAGATCGGCCAGTTCGGCGACGGTCTCGACGCAGGGCTCGTGGCGCCGCTCCTGCCGCCCGGGATACTGAACGGCCAGCACATCGGCCCAGGGGGCGGCCGCGCGGGCGACGGGGAGATAGAAGGTGGCCGACCCTCCGGCGTGCGGAAGGCAGACCACGACCGAGCCGGCCTCGGGCCGTTCCGCGTAGCGCCTGATCCAGTCGCCCGCGACCTTATTACCGTCCATAATTACGACGACATCCTCACCGCATTTGCACGACACTCCGTTACGGAGAATAGAATATCTCCGTAACGGCGCCGCCGACCAGGCGTGCCGGCCCCTAGTTCGGTCCTTCGGATAAGGGTTGCCAAGGGGTTACGAGAAGGCGTCCAACCCGCAGATAAA
This Nonomuraea muscovyensis DNA region includes the following protein-coding sequences:
- a CDS encoding alpha/beta hydrolase, with product MPYAFDPELVPYTELIPTVGLDEVIKRDAPPMDPAVLAEIEKVLPSYSAVRAVAVEDRRLPGGVRVRVYRPEAEEPLPALIYLHGGGFVSGDIDFFHVRSLRFADRIPAVVVTVDYRLAPEHPFPAALDDAYATLEWLAGAAGDLGVDPGRIAVGGDSAGGNLSTALALLTRDRGGPPLRFQCLDVPVTDDRLTTPSMLAFTDTPMWNRPMAVLSWRYYLGEAAGATPYAAPIRATDLTGLPPAYVSVCEFDPLRDEGIAYAQRLVQAGVPTELHLYPGTFHGAALVADVAVTRRMNADMVDALRRALRP
- a CDS encoding thioesterase II family protein; this translates as MDGNKVAGDWIRRYAERPEAGSVVVCLPHAGGSATFYLPVARAAAPWADVLAVQYPGRQERRHEPCVETVAELADLIAEELEPWTARPVILFGHSMGATVAYEVARRLEARGLPPAGLFASARPAPSIVRDRGLHRLPDADLLEEMRRLGGTAGAVLREEELMRAALRAIRSDYRAIETYRHPEGPVLSCPVVALVGEDDPRASVEDAAAWRAHTTGAFRLHTFSGGHFYLTEHAQRVVALIEAHARETAASPSSAR